Proteins from one Sylvia atricapilla isolate bSylAtr1 chromosome 1, bSylAtr1.pri, whole genome shotgun sequence genomic window:
- the LOC136375374 gene encoding uncharacterized protein, with product MAALPVWAEPVPEARAGEARVPREVSGSPRDPPRPSLAPRDPRDPLAAMAAQAQSLILWQEPVTFEDVMVFLSRAEWDVLPEGQRQLYRDVVSDTYELLASLGYPGPKPDVLHRLERGEEPWICSSPAVVAKDHSYCLRNELGPCRVPRPCSLREHDYCCQHGAGKNRRTRGACAVCHRPAPQRSSCGGMIRRAREILRRYQLYRRLGFPWRGCSGCRGVVQGRNPRARGPREPQSTGNAQGVTSDTRCAPEGILGTGASAPALSQAVGARKRAVCPKGAGASQESEGRVKARKSQGMSLQDVFRDVLKAVGYILDSVCQKFDLQGFSQGKSIWPIIIQIDNLAETGKP from the exons ATGGCGGCGCTTCCGGTGTGGGCGGAGCCTGTACCGGAAGCGCGTGCGGGAGAGGCGCGGGTGCCGCGGGAAGTGTCGGGATCCCCCCGCGACCCCCCCAGACCCTCCCTGGCTCCCCGAGACCCCCGAGACCCCCTGGCTGCCATGGCGGCCCAGGCGCAG TCCCTGATCCTGTGGCAGGAGCCGGTGACCTTCGAGGACGTGATGGTGTTCCTGAGCCGGGCCGAGTGGGACGTGCTCCCGGAGGGGCAGCGGCAGCTGTACCGGGACGTCGTGTCAGACACCTACGAGCTCCTGGCCTCCCTGG GTTATCCAGGTCCCAAGCCTGACGTCCTGCACCGGCTGGAGCGCGGGGAAGAGCCGTGGATCTGCTCATCCCCAG CGGTGGTGGCAAAGGACCACAGCTACTGCCTGCGGAACGAGCTGGGACCGTGCCGTGTCCCCAGGCCCTGCTCCCTGCGGGAACACGACTACTGCTGCCAGCACGGCGCCGGGAAGAACCGCAGAACCCGCGGCgcctgtgctgtgtgccacCGGCCGGCGCCGCAGCGATCCAGCTGCGGCGGGATGATCCGGAGAGCCAGGGAGATCCTGCGGCGCTACCAGCTCTACCGCAGGCTGGGCTTTCCGTggagaggctgctctggctgccgCGGCGTGGTGCAGGGGAGGAACCCCAGGGCTCGGGGACCCCGCGAGCCCCAGAGCACCGGGAACGCCCAAGGGGTGACATCGGACACGCGGTGTGCCCCGGAGGGGATTTTGGGAACTGGGGCTTCAGCCCCTGCCCTAAGCCAGGCTGTAGGGGCGAGGAAGAGAGCGGTGTGTCCGAAGGGTGCCGGCGCCAGCCAGGAGTCTGAAGGACGCGTGAAAGCCCGGAAATCCCAGGGGATGTCGCTCCAGGACGTGTTCCGGGATGTGCTGAAGGCGGTCGGGTACATATTGGACTCCGTGTGCCAGAAGTTTGACCTCCAGGGGTTCTCCCAAGGGAAGAGCATCTGGCCCATCATCATCCAGATTGACAACCTGGCGGAGACTGGGAAGCCCTGA
- the LOC136375379 gene encoding cathelicidin-B1-like, whose translation MRPCRAPSLLLLLLGLAGASTPGPQGSTGNQDGIMPGWRGTTPASPGLLSYGDVVAAAVELLNTRAASPYVLRLREAQPRPGWPSDLQSRQELSFTLEETTCRTPGTATSDCKSRWLGAVTWCQGSVFLEEQQPTVELSCEKAPAAFGGLWKSKIKDFFGKVKQRFRGFFQCGRIWIRDRLKLKAPKP comes from the exons ATGAGGCCGTGCCGAGCGCcgtcactgctgctgctgctgctggggctggctggagcCTCCACCCCGGGGCCACAGGGATCCACAGGGAACCAGGATGGAATCATGCCGGGATGGAGAGGAACCACACCGGCATCACCGGGGCTCCTGAGCTACGGGGACGTGGTGGCGGCGGCCGTGGAGCTGCTCAACACCAGGGCTGCCAGTCCCTACGTCCTGCGGCTGCGGGAggctcagccccggcccggctGG CCCTCAGACCTGCAGAGCCGCCAGGAGCTGAGCTTCACCCTGGAGGAAACCACGTGCAGGACACCGGGAACGGCCACCAGCGACTGCAAGAGCCGCTGGCTCGGG GCGGTGACCTGGTGCCAGGGCTCCGTgttcctggaggagcagcagcccacGGTGGAGCTGTCCTGTGAGAAGGCTCCGGCCGCG tttGGCGGGCTCTGGAAATCCAAGATCAAGGATTTCTTTGGCAAGGTCAAGCAGCGTTTCCGAGGGTTCTTCCAGTGCGGTCGGATTTGGATCCGGGACCGGCTCAAACTCAAGGCACCCAAACCCTGA
- the CAMP gene encoding cathelicidin antimicrobial peptide: MASWWLLVLAVLGGARALPAPAPLAYTQALALAVDSYNQRPEVQNAFRLLSAEPEPGPGVELSSLRGLNFSMMETDCAVSARINPDDCDFKENGAIKECSGTVQLLSDSPEIDLSCSDASSDPVLIQRGRFGRFLRKVRRFRPKVKFNVHLRGSVGLG, from the exons ATGGCGAGTTggtggctgctggtgctggcGGTGCTGGGGGGGGCCCGAGCCCTCCCCGCCCCGGCGCCCCTCGCCTACACCCAGGCGCTGGCGCTGGCCGTGGACTCCTACAACCAGCGGCCCGAGGTGCAGAACGCCTTCAGGCTGCTCAGCGCTGAGCCCGAGCCCGGCCCG GGCGTGGAGCTGAGCTCGCTGCGGGGACTCAACTTCAGCATGATGGAGACGGACTGCGCCGTCAGCGCCCGCATCAACCCCGACGACTGCGACTTCAAGGAGAAcggg GCCATCAAGGAGTGCTCGGGGACGGTGCAGCTCCTGTCGGACTCCCCCGAGATCGACCTGAGCTGCTCCGACGCCTCGTCCGAC CCGGTTCTGATCCAGCGCGGCCGCTTCGGGCGCTTCCTGAGGAAGGTGCGGCGCTTCCGGCCCAAGGTCAAGTTCAACGTCCACCTGAGGGGCTCCGTGGGTCTGGGCTGA